One Scophthalmus maximus strain ysfricsl-2021 chromosome 1, ASM2237912v1, whole genome shotgun sequence genomic region harbors:
- the pbxip1b gene encoding pre-B-cell leukemia homeobox interacting protein 1b isoform X7, which yields MSGGNSANNSWTVLTPVETVAETLRPLAEGTEHHEESLTSAAVAILTSCVCDEPDSGASQPAGGEASTEGSPVVERLVSEEKTDKLIGDTSTEQDTSVPPAITDAPVLTSLEVPGSSVSGDDALDHSGDLPEGPAMSSPDPDSFSDSYTHIFPSRDEPPASLLRTETLGGGEFRGEEIGLAQEETLRQLNGEELQPEEDESHLSPRATDLGKQADSRVDPEVGEERTGEEGEPEVRRRRSLLAALERIGRTEVEEEEEEREEVFQVPQREEYSGFSVNKCILGAVILLGLGTIFFSGVLMDLDEESDYGTRELKDSDVPGKQEWLNPEVPPPTVDADSTELLNKLAKGNQQISVLQAQLQTQKEEVTVSVGQAAEGAKERLRWGEVEKENTASEAAQAPMKSTTLPPSGQPEDSSQDTTTARQAGKPWNDQKEKMTDWKKEKYDNGEKKEWKEREKAEWKEGQKKERKDGKHEQGKSDKVKDKEGKQKRHSDETKQWKGKEWKKEKVNRGEEGKPWKAREGKEEWVEKSEKKDRKEVKDGKKAKHDKVKEGKQEKMDWKRGKDVGEKHKGKEEWKGEKEWKKVKDGFKESGKEKWEMKDWKEKGEKKEWKKDGEWRGKNGKDAGKERKGKEERKQWDESENESKNHSKERKGKDERKQKEKEGKSKNDRDDKEWKEKDERKPWERKDEDWKKGQKENNEDRKQDRSQKHKDEYKMSGNHHDEHVWGDGKAPHTHHRPSLEQPEYWVQQRDRLRHNPNAQQDCNSLETCAQAEGLLPVPLPEFEAVLQTYLTKAEEAGVDASKREELKKLAAEFFKDGVFVHDQMSFQDFVEDVSDILEDMVEGDENGDEMDSDIEEEMEEFEREVMKKFSTPAAGEKEEGIRGERRKESGRGRG from the exons ATGTCTGGTGGGAACAGTGCTAACAACAGCTGGACCGTCCTCACTCCCGTG GAGACTGTTGCTGAAACCCTGAGGCCTCTGGCAGAGGGAACGGAGCACCATGAAGAAAGCCTTACCTCTGCAGCAG TTGCCATTCTTACctcgtgtgtctgtgatgagcCAGACTCTGGAGCAAGccagcctgcagggggcgaaGCGTCTACAGAGGGGTCCCCTGTGGTGGAACGGCTG gtatcagaagaaaaaacagacaagctAATTGGAGACACAAGCACAGAGCAAGACACCTCCGTGCCACCTGCCATCACTGATGCCCCCGTTCTCACTTCTTTGGAAGTTCCCGGCAGCTCTGTTTCAGGTGATGATGCCCTCGACCACTCGGGGGACCTGCCCGAGGGCCCGGCAATGTCCAGCCCTGACCCTGATTCATTCTCAGACTCCTACACCCACATATTCCCCTCCCGTGATGAGCCCCCAGCCTCGCTGCTGAGAACAGAGACTCTGGGAGGGGGGGAGTTTAGAGGAGAAGAAATTGGGCTCGCACAGGAAGAAACACTACGTCAGCTTAATGGGGAAGAGCTACAACCGGAAGAGGATGAGTCACACCTGTCTCCAAGAGCGACTGACCTAGGGAAACAGGCAG ACTCCCGTGTGGATCCAGAGGTGGGtgaggagaggacgggagaagagggagagccagaggtgaggaggaggaggtctctCTTAGCAGCTCTGGAACGGATCGGGAGGacagaggtggaagaggaagaagaggagagggaggaagtgttCCAGGTGCCACAGCGAGAAGAGTACAGTGGGTTCTCTGTGAACAAGTGCATCCTCGGTGCTGTGATTCTGTTGGGCCTCGGCACCATCTTCTTCTCCG GTGTCCTCATGGACCTGGATGAGG AGAGTGACTATGGGACAAGGGAGCTGAAAGATTCAGATGTTCCAGGAAAACAG GAGTGGCTTAATCCAGAGGTTCCTCCTCCCACGGTAGATGCTGACAGTACAGAGCTTCTAAATAAGTTGGCCAAAGGGAACCAGCAGATTTCTGTACTACAAGCCCAACTTCAG acacagaaagaagaGGTAACAGTGTCTGTGGGAcaggcagcagagggagcaAAGGAGCGGCTGCGGTGGGGTGAGGTGGAGAAGGAAAACA CAGCCAGTGAAGCAGCTCAAGCACCTATGAAGTCCACAACATTGCCCCCCAGTGGTCAGCCTGAGGACAGCAGTCAGGACACAACTACAGCGAGACAGGCCGGGAAACCATGGAATGACCAGAAAGAGAAGATGACAGAttggaagaaagagaaatatgacaatggtgaaaagaaggagtggaaagagagggaaaaagctgagtggaaggaaggacagaaaaagGAGCGCAAAGATGGAAAGCATGAGCAAGGAAAGTCTGACAAGGTGAAAGATAAGGAAGGTAAGCAGAAGAGGCACagtgatgaaacaaaacaatggaagGGAAAAgagtggaagaaagaaaaggtgaacAGAGGTGAAGAAGGAAAGCCATGGAAGGCCAGGGAAGGGAAAGAGGAATGGGTAgaaaagagtgagaaaaaagatCGTAAGGAAGTGAAAGACGGGAAAAAGGCAAAGCATGATAAAGTGAAGGAGGGTAAACAAGAGAAGATGGATtggaagagagggaaagatgTTGGAGAGAAGCACAAGGGCAAGGAAGAAtggaagggagagaaggagtggAAGAAAGTGAAAGATGGCTTCAAGGAAAGTGGCAAAGAGAAATGGGAGATGAAAGAttggaaagagaaaggagagaagaaagagtgGAAGAAAGATGGTGAGTGGAGGGGTAAAAATGGAAAAGATGCGGgtaaagaaaggaaaggaaaagaggaaaggaaacagtgggatgagagtgaaaatgaaagcaAGAATCACAGtaaagaaaggaaagggaaggatgaaaggaaacagaaagaaaaggaggggaagAGTAAAAATGATAGAGATGATAAGGAATGGAAGgaaaaggatgagaggaagcCGTGGGAAAGGAAAGATGAAGACTGGAagaagggacagaaagagaataATGAAGACCGGAAACAGGACAGATCTCAAAAACATAAAGATGAGTACAAAATGTCTGGTAATCACCATGACGAGCATGTGTGGGGAGACGGGAAggcccctcacacacaccaccgaCCCTCCCTGGAACAGCCCGAGTACTGGGTCCAGCAGAGAGACCGGCTCCGGCACAACCCCAACGCACAACAGGACTGTAACTCATTGGAGACCTGCGCTCAGGCTGAGGGGCTGCTTCCCGTCCCCCTCCCCGAGTTTGAGGCTGTCCTCCAAACGTACCTAACCAAGGCGGAGGAGGCAGGAGTGGATGCCTCCAAaagagaggagctgaagaagctggCTGCGGAGTTCTTCAAGGACGGAGTCTTTGTTCATGACCAGATGAGCTTTCAGGATTTTGTGGAGGACGTGAGCGACATTCTGGAAGACATGGTGGAAGGGGACGAGAATGGGGATGAGATGGATAGCGACATAGAGGAAGAAATGGAAGAGTTTGAACGAGAAGTCATGAAAAAGTTTTCAACGCCTGcagctggagagaaagaggaggggatcCGAGGGGAGCGGAGGAAGGAGAGCGGGCGAGGACGTGGctga
- the pbxip1b gene encoding pre-B-cell leukemia homeobox interacting protein 1b isoform X8 — protein sequence MSGGNSANNSWTVLTPVETVAETLRPLAEGTEHHEESLTSAAVAILTSCVCDEPDSGASQPAGGEASTEGSPVVERLVSEEKTDKLIGDTSTEQDTSVPPAITDAPVLTSLEVPGSSVSGDDALDHSGDLPEGPAMSSPDPDSFSDSYTHIFPSRDEPPASLLRTETLGGGEFRGEEIGLAQEETLRQLNGEELQPEEDESHLSPRATDLGKQADSRVDPEVGEERTGEEGEPEVRRRRSLLAALERIGRTEVEEEEEEREEVFQVPQREEYSGFSVNKCILGAVILLGLGTIFFSGVLMDLDEESDYGTRELKDSDVPGKQEWLNPEVPPPTVDADSTELLNKLAKGNQQISVLQAQLQTQKEEVTVSVGQAAEGAKERLRWGEVEKENTSEAAQAPMKSTTLPPSGQPEDSSQDTTTARQAGKPWNDQKEKMTDWKKEKYDNGEKKEWKEREKAEWKEGQKKERKDGKHEQGKSDKVKDKEGKQKRHSDETKQWKGKEWKKEKVNRGEEGKPWKAREGKEEWVEKSEKKDRKEVKDGKKAKHDKVKEGKQEKMDWKRGKDVGEKHKGKEEWKGEKEWKKVKDGFKESGKEKWEMKDWKEKGEKKEWKKDGEWRGKNGKDAGKERKGKEERKQWDESENESKNHSKERKGKDERKQKEKEGKSKNDRDDKEWKEKDERKPWERKDEDWKKGQKENNEDRKQDRSQKHKDEYKMSGNHHDEHVWGDGKAPHTHHRPSLEQPEYWVQQRDRLRHNPNAQQDCNSLETCAQAEGLLPVPLPEFEAVLQTYLTKAEEAGVDASKREELKKLAAEFFKDGVFVHDQMSFQDFVEDVSDILEDMVEGDENGDEMDSDIEEEMEEFEREVMKKFSTPAAGEKEEGIRGERRKESGRGRG from the exons ATGTCTGGTGGGAACAGTGCTAACAACAGCTGGACCGTCCTCACTCCCGTG GAGACTGTTGCTGAAACCCTGAGGCCTCTGGCAGAGGGAACGGAGCACCATGAAGAAAGCCTTACCTCTGCAGCAG TTGCCATTCTTACctcgtgtgtctgtgatgagcCAGACTCTGGAGCAAGccagcctgcagggggcgaaGCGTCTACAGAGGGGTCCCCTGTGGTGGAACGGCTG gtatcagaagaaaaaacagacaagctAATTGGAGACACAAGCACAGAGCAAGACACCTCCGTGCCACCTGCCATCACTGATGCCCCCGTTCTCACTTCTTTGGAAGTTCCCGGCAGCTCTGTTTCAGGTGATGATGCCCTCGACCACTCGGGGGACCTGCCCGAGGGCCCGGCAATGTCCAGCCCTGACCCTGATTCATTCTCAGACTCCTACACCCACATATTCCCCTCCCGTGATGAGCCCCCAGCCTCGCTGCTGAGAACAGAGACTCTGGGAGGGGGGGAGTTTAGAGGAGAAGAAATTGGGCTCGCACAGGAAGAAACACTACGTCAGCTTAATGGGGAAGAGCTACAACCGGAAGAGGATGAGTCACACCTGTCTCCAAGAGCGACTGACCTAGGGAAACAGGCAG ACTCCCGTGTGGATCCAGAGGTGGGtgaggagaggacgggagaagagggagagccagaggtgaggaggaggaggtctctCTTAGCAGCTCTGGAACGGATCGGGAGGacagaggtggaagaggaagaagaggagagggaggaagtgttCCAGGTGCCACAGCGAGAAGAGTACAGTGGGTTCTCTGTGAACAAGTGCATCCTCGGTGCTGTGATTCTGTTGGGCCTCGGCACCATCTTCTTCTCCG GTGTCCTCATGGACCTGGATGAGG AGAGTGACTATGGGACAAGGGAGCTGAAAGATTCAGATGTTCCAGGAAAACAG GAGTGGCTTAATCCAGAGGTTCCTCCTCCCACGGTAGATGCTGACAGTACAGAGCTTCTAAATAAGTTGGCCAAAGGGAACCAGCAGATTTCTGTACTACAAGCCCAACTTCAG acacagaaagaagaGGTAACAGTGTCTGTGGGAcaggcagcagagggagcaAAGGAGCGGCTGCGGTGGGGTGAGGTGGAGAAGGAAAACA CCAGTGAAGCAGCTCAAGCACCTATGAAGTCCACAACATTGCCCCCCAGTGGTCAGCCTGAGGACAGCAGTCAGGACACAACTACAGCGAGACAGGCCGGGAAACCATGGAATGACCAGAAAGAGAAGATGACAGAttggaagaaagagaaatatgacaatggtgaaaagaaggagtggaaagagagggaaaaagctgagtggaaggaaggacagaaaaagGAGCGCAAAGATGGAAAGCATGAGCAAGGAAAGTCTGACAAGGTGAAAGATAAGGAAGGTAAGCAGAAGAGGCACagtgatgaaacaaaacaatggaagGGAAAAgagtggaagaaagaaaaggtgaacAGAGGTGAAGAAGGAAAGCCATGGAAGGCCAGGGAAGGGAAAGAGGAATGGGTAgaaaagagtgagaaaaaagatCGTAAGGAAGTGAAAGACGGGAAAAAGGCAAAGCATGATAAAGTGAAGGAGGGTAAACAAGAGAAGATGGATtggaagagagggaaagatgTTGGAGAGAAGCACAAGGGCAAGGAAGAAtggaagggagagaaggagtggAAGAAAGTGAAAGATGGCTTCAAGGAAAGTGGCAAAGAGAAATGGGAGATGAAAGAttggaaagagaaaggagagaagaaagagtgGAAGAAAGATGGTGAGTGGAGGGGTAAAAATGGAAAAGATGCGGgtaaagaaaggaaaggaaaagaggaaaggaaacagtgggatgagagtgaaaatgaaagcaAGAATCACAGtaaagaaaggaaagggaaggatgaaaggaaacagaaagaaaaggaggggaagAGTAAAAATGATAGAGATGATAAGGAATGGAAGgaaaaggatgagaggaagcCGTGGGAAAGGAAAGATGAAGACTGGAagaagggacagaaagagaataATGAAGACCGGAAACAGGACAGATCTCAAAAACATAAAGATGAGTACAAAATGTCTGGTAATCACCATGACGAGCATGTGTGGGGAGACGGGAAggcccctcacacacaccaccgaCCCTCCCTGGAACAGCCCGAGTACTGGGTCCAGCAGAGAGACCGGCTCCGGCACAACCCCAACGCACAACAGGACTGTAACTCATTGGAGACCTGCGCTCAGGCTGAGGGGCTGCTTCCCGTCCCCCTCCCCGAGTTTGAGGCTGTCCTCCAAACGTACCTAACCAAGGCGGAGGAGGCAGGAGTGGATGCCTCCAAaagagaggagctgaagaagctggCTGCGGAGTTCTTCAAGGACGGAGTCTTTGTTCATGACCAGATGAGCTTTCAGGATTTTGTGGAGGACGTGAGCGACATTCTGGAAGACATGGTGGAAGGGGACGAGAATGGGGATGAGATGGATAGCGACATAGAGGAAGAAATGGAAGAGTTTGAACGAGAAGTCATGAAAAAGTTTTCAACGCCTGcagctggagagaaagaggaggggatcCGAGGGGAGCGGAGGAAGGAGAGCGGGCGAGGACGTGGctga
- the pbxip1b gene encoding pre-B-cell leukemia homeobox interacting protein 1b isoform X1, translating into MSGGNSANNSWTVLTPVETVAETLRPLAEGTEHHEESLTSAAVAILTSCVCDEPDSGASQPAGGEASTEGSPVVERLVSEEKTDKLIGDTSTEQDTSVPPAITDAPVLTSLEVPGSSVSGDDALDHSGDLPEGPAMSSPDPDSFSDSYTHIFPSRDEPPASLLRTETLGGGEFRGEEIGLAQEETLRQLNGEELQPEEDESHLSPRATDLGKQADSRVDPEVGEERTGEEGEPEVRRRRSLLAALERIGRTEVEEEEEEREEVFQVPQREEYSGFSVNKCILGAVILLGLGTIFFSGVLMDLDEESDYGTRELKDSDVPGKQEWLNPEVPPPTVDADSTELLNKLAKGNQQISVLQAQLQTQKEEVTVSVGQAAEGAKERLRWGEVEKENSRLKTEMASLLVLQKENERMKRELESVPALQKELETLRSTVTELKRSSAASEAAQAPMKSTTLPPSGQPEDSSQDTTTARQAGKPWNDQKEKMTDWKKEKYDNGEKKEWKEREKAEWKEGQKKERKDGKHEQGKSDKVKDKEGKQKRHSDETKQWKGKEWKKEKVNRGEEGKPWKAREGKEEWVEKSEKKDRKEVKDGKKAKHDKVKEGKQEKMDWKRGKDVGEKHKGKEEWKGEKEWKKVKDGFKESGKEKWEMKDWKEKGEKKEWKKDGEWRGKNGKDAGKERKGKEERKQWDESENESKNHSKERKGKDERKQKEKEGKSKNDRDDKEWKEKDERKPWERKDEDWKKGQKENNEDRKQDRSQKHKDEYKMSGNHHDEHVWGDGKAPHTHHRPSLEQPEYWVQQRDRLRHNPNAQQDCNSLETCAQAEGLLPVPLPEFEAVLQTYLTKAEEAGVDASKREELKKLAAEFFKDGVFVHDQMSFQDFVEDVSDILEDMVEGDENGDEMDSDIEEEMEEFEREVMKKFSTPAAGEKEEGIRGERRKESGRGRG; encoded by the exons ATGTCTGGTGGGAACAGTGCTAACAACAGCTGGACCGTCCTCACTCCCGTG GAGACTGTTGCTGAAACCCTGAGGCCTCTGGCAGAGGGAACGGAGCACCATGAAGAAAGCCTTACCTCTGCAGCAG TTGCCATTCTTACctcgtgtgtctgtgatgagcCAGACTCTGGAGCAAGccagcctgcagggggcgaaGCGTCTACAGAGGGGTCCCCTGTGGTGGAACGGCTG gtatcagaagaaaaaacagacaagctAATTGGAGACACAAGCACAGAGCAAGACACCTCCGTGCCACCTGCCATCACTGATGCCCCCGTTCTCACTTCTTTGGAAGTTCCCGGCAGCTCTGTTTCAGGTGATGATGCCCTCGACCACTCGGGGGACCTGCCCGAGGGCCCGGCAATGTCCAGCCCTGACCCTGATTCATTCTCAGACTCCTACACCCACATATTCCCCTCCCGTGATGAGCCCCCAGCCTCGCTGCTGAGAACAGAGACTCTGGGAGGGGGGGAGTTTAGAGGAGAAGAAATTGGGCTCGCACAGGAAGAAACACTACGTCAGCTTAATGGGGAAGAGCTACAACCGGAAGAGGATGAGTCACACCTGTCTCCAAGAGCGACTGACCTAGGGAAACAGGCAG ACTCCCGTGTGGATCCAGAGGTGGGtgaggagaggacgggagaagagggagagccagaggtgaggaggaggaggtctctCTTAGCAGCTCTGGAACGGATCGGGAGGacagaggtggaagaggaagaagaggagagggaggaagtgttCCAGGTGCCACAGCGAGAAGAGTACAGTGGGTTCTCTGTGAACAAGTGCATCCTCGGTGCTGTGATTCTGTTGGGCCTCGGCACCATCTTCTTCTCCG GTGTCCTCATGGACCTGGATGAGG AGAGTGACTATGGGACAAGGGAGCTGAAAGATTCAGATGTTCCAGGAAAACAG GAGTGGCTTAATCCAGAGGTTCCTCCTCCCACGGTAGATGCTGACAGTACAGAGCTTCTAAATAAGTTGGCCAAAGGGAACCAGCAGATTTCTGTACTACAAGCCCAACTTCAG acacagaaagaagaGGTAACAGTGTCTGTGGGAcaggcagcagagggagcaAAGGAGCGGCTGCGGTGGGGTGAGGTGGAGAAGGAAAACAGTAGGTTGAAGACAGAGATGGCATCTCTCCTTGTtcttcagaaagaaaatgagaggatgaagagagagctGGAGTCTGTCCCGGCCCTACAGAAAGAACTAGAAACGCTGAGATCGACTGTGACCGAATTAAAACGCTCCTCAG CAGCCAGTGAAGCAGCTCAAGCACCTATGAAGTCCACAACATTGCCCCCCAGTGGTCAGCCTGAGGACAGCAGTCAGGACACAACTACAGCGAGACAGGCCGGGAAACCATGGAATGACCAGAAAGAGAAGATGACAGAttggaagaaagagaaatatgacaatggtgaaaagaaggagtggaaagagagggaaaaagctgagtggaaggaaggacagaaaaagGAGCGCAAAGATGGAAAGCATGAGCAAGGAAAGTCTGACAAGGTGAAAGATAAGGAAGGTAAGCAGAAGAGGCACagtgatgaaacaaaacaatggaagGGAAAAgagtggaagaaagaaaaggtgaacAGAGGTGAAGAAGGAAAGCCATGGAAGGCCAGGGAAGGGAAAGAGGAATGGGTAgaaaagagtgagaaaaaagatCGTAAGGAAGTGAAAGACGGGAAAAAGGCAAAGCATGATAAAGTGAAGGAGGGTAAACAAGAGAAGATGGATtggaagagagggaaagatgTTGGAGAGAAGCACAAGGGCAAGGAAGAAtggaagggagagaaggagtggAAGAAAGTGAAAGATGGCTTCAAGGAAAGTGGCAAAGAGAAATGGGAGATGAAAGAttggaaagagaaaggagagaagaaagagtgGAAGAAAGATGGTGAGTGGAGGGGTAAAAATGGAAAAGATGCGGgtaaagaaaggaaaggaaaagaggaaaggaaacagtgggatgagagtgaaaatgaaagcaAGAATCACAGtaaagaaaggaaagggaaggatgaaaggaaacagaaagaaaaggaggggaagAGTAAAAATGATAGAGATGATAAGGAATGGAAGgaaaaggatgagaggaagcCGTGGGAAAGGAAAGATGAAGACTGGAagaagggacagaaagagaataATGAAGACCGGAAACAGGACAGATCTCAAAAACATAAAGATGAGTACAAAATGTCTGGTAATCACCATGACGAGCATGTGTGGGGAGACGGGAAggcccctcacacacaccaccgaCCCTCCCTGGAACAGCCCGAGTACTGGGTCCAGCAGAGAGACCGGCTCCGGCACAACCCCAACGCACAACAGGACTGTAACTCATTGGAGACCTGCGCTCAGGCTGAGGGGCTGCTTCCCGTCCCCCTCCCCGAGTTTGAGGCTGTCCTCCAAACGTACCTAACCAAGGCGGAGGAGGCAGGAGTGGATGCCTCCAAaagagaggagctgaagaagctggCTGCGGAGTTCTTCAAGGACGGAGTCTTTGTTCATGACCAGATGAGCTTTCAGGATTTTGTGGAGGACGTGAGCGACATTCTGGAAGACATGGTGGAAGGGGACGAGAATGGGGATGAGATGGATAGCGACATAGAGGAAGAAATGGAAGAGTTTGAACGAGAAGTCATGAAAAAGTTTTCAACGCCTGcagctggagagaaagaggaggggatcCGAGGGGAGCGGAGGAAGGAGAGCGGGCGAGGACGTGGctga
- the pbxip1b gene encoding pre-B-cell leukemia homeobox interacting protein 1b isoform X3 — protein sequence MSGGNSANNSWTVLTPVTVAETLRPLAEGTEHHEESLTSAAVAILTSCVCDEPDSGASQPAGGEASTEGSPVVERLVSEEKTDKLIGDTSTEQDTSVPPAITDAPVLTSLEVPGSSVSGDDALDHSGDLPEGPAMSSPDPDSFSDSYTHIFPSRDEPPASLLRTETLGGGEFRGEEIGLAQEETLRQLNGEELQPEEDESHLSPRATDLGKQADSRVDPEVGEERTGEEGEPEVRRRRSLLAALERIGRTEVEEEEEEREEVFQVPQREEYSGFSVNKCILGAVILLGLGTIFFSGVLMDLDEESDYGTRELKDSDVPGKQEWLNPEVPPPTVDADSTELLNKLAKGNQQISVLQAQLQTQKEEVTVSVGQAAEGAKERLRWGEVEKENSRLKTEMASLLVLQKENERMKRELESVPALQKELETLRSTVTELKRSSAASEAAQAPMKSTTLPPSGQPEDSSQDTTTARQAGKPWNDQKEKMTDWKKEKYDNGEKKEWKEREKAEWKEGQKKERKDGKHEQGKSDKVKDKEGKQKRHSDETKQWKGKEWKKEKVNRGEEGKPWKAREGKEEWVEKSEKKDRKEVKDGKKAKHDKVKEGKQEKMDWKRGKDVGEKHKGKEEWKGEKEWKKVKDGFKESGKEKWEMKDWKEKGEKKEWKKDGEWRGKNGKDAGKERKGKEERKQWDESENESKNHSKERKGKDERKQKEKEGKSKNDRDDKEWKEKDERKPWERKDEDWKKGQKENNEDRKQDRSQKHKDEYKMSGNHHDEHVWGDGKAPHTHHRPSLEQPEYWVQQRDRLRHNPNAQQDCNSLETCAQAEGLLPVPLPEFEAVLQTYLTKAEEAGVDASKREELKKLAAEFFKDGVFVHDQMSFQDFVEDVSDILEDMVEGDENGDEMDSDIEEEMEEFEREVMKKFSTPAAGEKEEGIRGERRKESGRGRG from the exons ATGTCTGGTGGGAACAGTGCTAACAACAGCTGGACCGTCCTCACTCCCGTG ACTGTTGCTGAAACCCTGAGGCCTCTGGCAGAGGGAACGGAGCACCATGAAGAAAGCCTTACCTCTGCAGCAG TTGCCATTCTTACctcgtgtgtctgtgatgagcCAGACTCTGGAGCAAGccagcctgcagggggcgaaGCGTCTACAGAGGGGTCCCCTGTGGTGGAACGGCTG gtatcagaagaaaaaacagacaagctAATTGGAGACACAAGCACAGAGCAAGACACCTCCGTGCCACCTGCCATCACTGATGCCCCCGTTCTCACTTCTTTGGAAGTTCCCGGCAGCTCTGTTTCAGGTGATGATGCCCTCGACCACTCGGGGGACCTGCCCGAGGGCCCGGCAATGTCCAGCCCTGACCCTGATTCATTCTCAGACTCCTACACCCACATATTCCCCTCCCGTGATGAGCCCCCAGCCTCGCTGCTGAGAACAGAGACTCTGGGAGGGGGGGAGTTTAGAGGAGAAGAAATTGGGCTCGCACAGGAAGAAACACTACGTCAGCTTAATGGGGAAGAGCTACAACCGGAAGAGGATGAGTCACACCTGTCTCCAAGAGCGACTGACCTAGGGAAACAGGCAG ACTCCCGTGTGGATCCAGAGGTGGGtgaggagaggacgggagaagagggagagccagaggtgaggaggaggaggtctctCTTAGCAGCTCTGGAACGGATCGGGAGGacagaggtggaagaggaagaagaggagagggaggaagtgttCCAGGTGCCACAGCGAGAAGAGTACAGTGGGTTCTCTGTGAACAAGTGCATCCTCGGTGCTGTGATTCTGTTGGGCCTCGGCACCATCTTCTTCTCCG GTGTCCTCATGGACCTGGATGAGG AGAGTGACTATGGGACAAGGGAGCTGAAAGATTCAGATGTTCCAGGAAAACAG GAGTGGCTTAATCCAGAGGTTCCTCCTCCCACGGTAGATGCTGACAGTACAGAGCTTCTAAATAAGTTGGCCAAAGGGAACCAGCAGATTTCTGTACTACAAGCCCAACTTCAG acacagaaagaagaGGTAACAGTGTCTGTGGGAcaggcagcagagggagcaAAGGAGCGGCTGCGGTGGGGTGAGGTGGAGAAGGAAAACAGTAGGTTGAAGACAGAGATGGCATCTCTCCTTGTtcttcagaaagaaaatgagaggatgaagagagagctGGAGTCTGTCCCGGCCCTACAGAAAGAACTAGAAACGCTGAGATCGACTGTGACCGAATTAAAACGCTCCTCAG CAGCCAGTGAAGCAGCTCAAGCACCTATGAAGTCCACAACATTGCCCCCCAGTGGTCAGCCTGAGGACAGCAGTCAGGACACAACTACAGCGAGACAGGCCGGGAAACCATGGAATGACCAGAAAGAGAAGATGACAGAttggaagaaagagaaatatgacaatggtgaaaagaaggagtggaaagagagggaaaaagctgagtggaaggaaggacagaaaaagGAGCGCAAAGATGGAAAGCATGAGCAAGGAAAGTCTGACAAGGTGAAAGATAAGGAAGGTAAGCAGAAGAGGCACagtgatgaaacaaaacaatggaagGGAAAAgagtggaagaaagaaaaggtgaacAGAGGTGAAGAAGGAAAGCCATGGAAGGCCAGGGAAGGGAAAGAGGAATGGGTAgaaaagagtgagaaaaaagatCGTAAGGAAGTGAAAGACGGGAAAAAGGCAAAGCATGATAAAGTGAAGGAGGGTAAACAAGAGAAGATGGATtggaagagagggaaagatgTTGGAGAGAAGCACAAGGGCAAGGAAGAAtggaagggagagaaggagtggAAGAAAGTGAAAGATGGCTTCAAGGAAAGTGGCAAAGAGAAATGGGAGATGAAAGAttggaaagagaaaggagagaagaaagagtgGAAGAAAGATGGTGAGTGGAGGGGTAAAAATGGAAAAGATGCGGgtaaagaaaggaaaggaaaagaggaaaggaaacagtgggatgagagtgaaaatgaaagcaAGAATCACAGtaaagaaaggaaagggaaggatgaaaggaaacagaaagaaaaggaggggaagAGTAAAAATGATAGAGATGATAAGGAATGGAAGgaaaaggatgagaggaagcCGTGGGAAAGGAAAGATGAAGACTGGAagaagggacagaaagagaataATGAAGACCGGAAACAGGACAGATCTCAAAAACATAAAGATGAGTACAAAATGTCTGGTAATCACCATGACGAGCATGTGTGGGGAGACGGGAAggcccctcacacacaccaccgaCCCTCCCTGGAACAGCCCGAGTACTGGGTCCAGCAGAGAGACCGGCTCCGGCACAACCCCAACGCACAACAGGACTGTAACTCATTGGAGACCTGCGCTCAGGCTGAGGGGCTGCTTCCCGTCCCCCTCCCCGAGTTTGAGGCTGTCCTCCAAACGTACCTAACCAAGGCGGAGGAGGCAGGAGTGGATGCCTCCAAaagagaggagctgaagaagctggCTGCGGAGTTCTTCAAGGACGGAGTCTTTGTTCATGACCAGATGAGCTTTCAGGATTTTGTGGAGGACGTGAGCGACATTCTGGAAGACATGGTGGAAGGGGACGAGAATGGGGATGAGATGGATAGCGACATAGAGGAAGAAATGGAAGAGTTTGAACGAGAAGTCATGAAAAAGTTTTCAACGCCTGcagctggagagaaagaggaggggatcCGAGGGGAGCGGAGGAAGGAGAGCGGGCGAGGACGTGGctga